From the Quercus lobata isolate SW786 chromosome 6, ValleyOak3.0 Primary Assembly, whole genome shotgun sequence genome, one window contains:
- the LOC115950833 gene encoding pectinesterase-like has translation MNKFIVSGVAIVVVVGAVIGIIATVSHTGSSSKDDNVSTTSKSVSAICSPTDYKDACIKSLSSYAKNQSATPKDFIQTALQVTIQEVKAALQKSGVIGNSTNNSTQKMAADDCKDLLQFAIDELQASFSTVGDSELHTISDREVELKNWLSAVISYQETCIDGFTQPDLKNEMSNGLLNASQLTSNALAIVSALSEILTSFNIPINTTASSRRLLDVSGVDDNEYPEWLSAKDRKLLQSNSGRQVKPNAIVAKDGSGQFKTITAALDAYPKANTSRYIIYVKAGIYDEYIKVTKKQVNVFMYGDGPQKTIITGKKSFREGVPTFQTASFAAIGHGFIAKSMGFQNTAGPEGHQAVALRVQSDTAVFYDCRMDGYQDTLYVQTHRQFYSNCVISGTVDFIFGDSSTVIQNSKIIVRKPMDNQQNIITAQGRKDKREITGLVLQNCTIAPEASLYPLRLQIRSYLGRPWKEFSRTVIMESTIGDLIQPAGWLEWAGNFALDTLYYAEYANQGPGAATAGRVKWKGYKVITNRNEALQFTVGSFIQGNQWLGNSTVPYYLGFKGTQASWKDGLPKKSNP, from the exons atgaataaatttatcGTATCAGGAGTCGCCATTGTCGTTGTAGTAGGTGCAGTCATTGGAATCATAGCCACTGTAAGCCATACGGGCAGCTCTAGCAAGGATGATAATGTATCTACGACTTCAAAATCAGTTAGTGCCATTTGTAGTCCAACTGATTACAAAGACGCATGCATTAAGAGCCTTAGCTCATATGCTAAAAATCAAAGTGCTACCCCGAAAGACTTCATTCAAACTGCTTTACAGGTCACCATCCAAGAGGTGAAAGCAGCATTACAAAAGTCTGGTGTCATAGGGAACAGCACCAACAATTCAACTCAGAAAATGGCCGCGGATGATTGCAAGGATTTGCTGCAATTTGCAATTGACGAGCTGCAAGCTTCGTTCTCAACGGTGGGTGACAGCGAGTTGCATACCATAAGTGATAGAGAGGTTGAGCTCAAAAACTGGTTAAGTGCTGTGATATCATACCAAGAGACATGCATTGATGGGTTCACTCAGCCAGACCTGAAGAATGAAATGTCAAATGGGCTTCTTAATGCTAGTCAGCTGACAAGCAATGCTTTAGCCATTGTTTCTGCACTTTCTGAAATCTTGACTTCCTTCAATATACCAATCAACACGACTGCAAGCTCTCGACGACTTCTTGATGTTTCAGGAGTTGATGACAATGAATATCCTGAATGGCTTTCAGCCAAGGATAGAAAGCTATTACAAAGCAATAGCGGTAGGCAGGTGAAGCCCAACGCGATTGTAGCAAAGGATGGGAGCGGACAATTTAAAACCATCACTGCAGCTCTTGATGCATATCCAAAGGCCAATACtagtagatatattatatatgtgaaGGCTGGAATTTATGATGAGTATATTAAAGTTACAAAAAAACAGGTCAATGTGTTCATGTATGGAGATGGACCTCAAAAGACGATAATCACAGGAAAGAAAAGCTTCCGTGAGGGCGTCCCCACCTTCCAGACAGCCTCTTTTG CTGCGATTGGACATGGTTTTATAGCCAAATCAATGGGATTCCAGAACACGGCTGGTCCAGAGGGACACCAGGCTGTGGCACTCCGAGTTCAGTCAGACACGGCGGTCTTCTACGACTGCAGAATGGACGGGTACCAGGACACATTGTATGTCCAAACCCATCGCCAATTCTATAGCAACTGTGTCATCTCAGGCACTGTTGATTTCATATTTGGTGACTCTAGTACGGTCATCCAGAATTCTAAAATCATTGTTAGGAAGCCAATGGACAACCAACAGAACATAATAACTGCTCAGGGGAGAAAGGATAAACGTGAAATCACAGGCTTGGTCCTCCAAAACTGCACTATTGCTCCAGAGGCATCACTCTATCCTTTAAGACTCCAAATCCGCTCGTACTTAGGTCGGCCATGGAAGGAGTTCTCTCGAACTGTTATCATGGAATCAACAATTGGGGATCTCATTCAACCAGCAGGGTGGCTGGAATGGGCTGGTAACTTTGCACTGGATACGCTGTATTATGCAGAGTATGCAAACCAAGGTCCAGGTGCCGCAACTGCTGGGAGGGTCAAATGGAAGGGATACAAAGTGATCACAAACAGAAATGAGGCTCTTCAATTCACAGTTGGTTCGTTTATCCAAGGAAACCAGTGGTTGGGAAACTCTACCGTACCCTACTACCTTGGGTTCAAAGGCACGCAAGCTTCATGGAAAGACGGACTtccaaaaaaatccaatccatAA